The nucleotide sequence ACCACTTCGGCAAGTCCATGGGCAGCAGGAGCCAATAAAAAGGTATCTGTTTTACCCGCATAAACCGGAAAAGTAGCTGAGGTGTATCCCATGCTCGAAAAGCGCATCTCCACCGGATTGGGCATGCTTGCTTTTCGGCGGAAGAAAAACCTGCCGGAGGCGTTGGTAATGGTTCCCCGTCCCGGAGCTGTGGCGAGTACTGCGTGGGCATATGGCACCGGCTGCCGCGATTCGGCGTCGAGAATCACCCCCGTGTAAGCGTTTTGGCCAAAGGACAGCGACGAAACGGTGCTCAGCAGCATAAACATGAACAAGCAGGCCCCCATACGTTTCAGGCCCGGGCTCATCTTCTTAGGCCGAAAACGCAGATTTGGAAACGCTGGTTTGTGCGAGGACATGGAGCCAAAGGTAAAACAAGACTCCCACAAGTATAAGTGCAGCAAGCAGGTGTAGTGGCTGGGCAAAAGCGGGAAAGCCCGCATAATTCAAAATCACTCCCGCAAAGATTTCTACACCGAGCAGTGCCACCACAACTACAAACCAATTGCGCGGAAGTGCAGACCGCATCATCATTCTGAGCATCCAGGCGTAGGCAAGCAGCAAGAAAATAGAAAAGCTACGGTGAATGAGAAACACGGCGTCCAATCCGTCCATCACATCTTTTCGCGGACCGGCGATAAGCAAGGCATCTACCTGTTCGCGCACATTGGTACCGAGATACACCTGGGCCAGGGTGAGGAGCATCACCAGCGAAGTAACTCCCAGCAAGCGAGTGTCTGTAATTTGAAGTTCCTGCTTGCGCCGGCTTTTTCTGAATAGTACGGCCACTACCAGCAGCAACAAGGCAATGGCTCCAAACATGTGGTAGGTAATGCTGTGCGGAATGAGGTTTCCGTCCACAACGAGTTTACCCAACCATGCTACAAAACCCAGCGCAAAAAGGGCGCCGGCGCTGAGCAACCACGTTACCACATCGCTGCGAATGCGGATGGTGGCCAGCACAAAGAGCAACATAACCGGAATGCCCGACAGCGCACCAAGCAGGCGATTGATGTACTCAATCCAGGTGTGCACGGGGTTGAAAATGGTGTAGTCGTGCTTGTCGTACACGCGCCAGTTTTCCGGTGAAAACACTTCCGTGGTGGTGAATTTTTCTCTGGCAACCAGCAACTCGTCATCGCCCAGAATCATCTGGCCTTTGTTGTATGTTGTGCCGGCTTTCCACACAAGCTGATCCTCATGGGTGGGCGGAATAAAAAAACCGAAGCACTTAGGCCAATCCGGACAGCCCATTCCGGAGCCCGTCATCCGCACTACCGAACCGGCAAGAATCACGAGGTACACCATGATTAAGGACCAACGCGAAGCAAACAACATCCACCTGTCCATAGATCTACATTTCAGGGTCGGGTATTTCGGTACAAACCGCGGTTATCGCGCACCCAGTTATTGAGTTCAGAGATTATTTTTTCTGGCGATTTCTCTTTTCTCAACCTGCGCTCCAGGCGCGTTGCCGACCGATCGTCCCATTGGGCAAACAACTCAACATTGCGATAGGTTTCGCGATAGGTATTCCACCGCTCCACAAAGGTATCCCAATCGGGGGCATTGTGCAATTCGTGGCGCATGTGGGGCCAAAGCACATCCCTCATCTGGTGGTAAAACCGCTTTTTGAGCCTCACCTCTACATCGCGCTCGCCCGTGTAGGGGTTGTAGAGGTAATCGGTGTAGGCTTTTTTCATCCGAATGGGAATGCTGTCAAAAGCGTTCCATTGCGACTCCCAGGCAAGGAGTGAATCCATCTTGGTCACCACCGCAACACCCACCTCAATGGCCTGTTCGTACACGTCGGTTCTCGAAAAAAACTGAAGTTCTGATTGCAAATGCTCCTTTACCCATCGCTCGGCCACCATGGTTCCGGTCTCGCCCGTATTGCGGTAGGCATCCTCCAATTGTTGTTGGTGTTGCGTAAGCTCATCCGAAAGCTCAACGAGGGCTGCTTCGCGCATCATGTCGCGATGACCTTTATCAATGGTAGCCAGGTACACCGGAAGCTGACGGGCCAGTTCCCCTGCAAACCGGGCAAAAGCCTGGTACAGGTCAATGGAATCTACGCTGAAGGTAGCCACGGGCATCACCACAGGTGGCACATTGTGAAGTTGGGCCTCTACAAACGCCGGATTGTTGAGCTTTTCCAATAGTTTCACCATCGAAGAATCGTAGCGGTTCACGTAGATAAATTCGTGCGCTCTGCTCAGCTCGAGCAAGGAATCGAGCACGATGAGCCGGCGCCGCGACCCCTCGGCGTAGCTGATGGCGAGGTCGAGACTAGGCGTGCGGCCGCGGTTAATCAGCAGATTGCGGTAATCAAGGCGTTTGGCAATCTGGCCTTGCATGAACTGTGACAAGCTGTCGGTATCGGCGAGTGCTTTTTGTTCGCTCTTTTTTCGCGGATAGCTCAGCCTTTTGAACAAAGGGCCTTTACGACCGGGCTCAAAGTGAAATTCCGGGTGGTTCCAGCCTGCCATCGAAGCCCAGCGCCGGTATTTGTCGAACATCAACTCAGGAAAACCTCCCTGACCGTCGTTGCTGAAATCGTCTTCACCAATGGCAAAAAGCGGGTGATCAGAACCGGAGTCGAAGGCTTGCAACAACTCCGCAACATGCTGGTTGGTATAAAACTCCGTTTCCTTGCCCCGTACCACTTTACGACTTGTAAGCAAGCCGTTGCGGTAGGTGCGTTCTTCGGTTGTGCGGTGCTTATCGCCCGGAAGGAGATAGGAATACTCCCACTTTCCTTCGGCGTAACCCTGTTCATTGCATTGGCCTTTGAGTGAAAACGCACTCTTGTGAGATTTATCGTTCACCCGAAAACGACCCGCGGTTTTTCCGGCTTGAAAGGAGCATTCTATTGACAAGCCATCTTGTTGCCGTGCCGATTCGTCGAGTGAGTCGAGTGTAAAAAGCCATTTACCATCTGGAAAGCCTTTCGAGAAAGAGCCCTTCCAGGCTTTTACGTAACCGCTTAACCCAAACTCGGGTTGAATTCCGCTTCCGGGACGGATGTCATAGCTCCAATGTCCTTCATTCCACTCCCACTCACCTTCAGGCAGGTGATTTTTTACCTTTCCTCTTACGCTGTAGGTTACAAGGCTGTCGTTACTCAGGTCTCGCCAGCGCAGCTCGTAAGGCCCATTGGCCGGCAACAGGCTATCGGGCAGTGCCCCCTGAAACTGAATTTCGCCCTTCACCCCCTTCTCATCCCGAAAGGTTTTCAACTCCTGTGCCACAGCAGAAAATCCTACTCCGGCAATCATCGCATATGTCAAGACCCATTTCATCATTCGCTTCGTCTGAACATGGTGGGCATCAAGTCGTCCATATTATATGAAATACCCACCTGCAGGTTGTGATTTATATTGCCCGAAGTTGCTCCGGGAATGCTGATATACTGATGCAAATACCCTACCTGGAAGTTAAATTTCGGGCTGAACTGGTATCCGAAAGCCAGGTAAAACCTGTTTCTATCGAAAACCTCACCGGCCACCTGCTTTCCGAAGTTCACAAAAAGCTCATTGTAGCTGGCAAAGAAGAAGTGGCGCAAATAGGGCGAAATGGTGTAAAACGGTACAATGGCCTGCAACCTGTATCGCACGCGGTTTTCGAATTTGGAGTTGCGCGTATCGAGGTTATCAATAAAGCGCTGCTCCAGCCGGTAGCGGTGCTCAAGAAACAAGTTGCGCGAGCGCTGCCGCATAATGAGCTGTTGCCACGAGCGGTGTTCGCGCACGGTGAAACCCTCTACGTTCTCGCGCGAGGGGGTAGTATAAATAAAGGCGTAACCGGCCGTGGCCATGGTAGAAGGGTTGAGGTACACGTTGAGGCCTACTCTGGCCAGCGACTGCTCTACGGTTTCGCGGAGCAAATAATTGCGTAGTTGAAGCTCAGTATGAAGCCCTATTTTGTCGGAGAGCTTGTTATCGCCAAAGTACATCAACCATTGACCATAGGGGTCGGGGCGAACCTGATTCTGTGCCTGCGCAGATTGGATTAGGAGCATAAAAAAAAGGCTGCCAGCCAGCAGCAAAATCGGGGCAAATGCACGTGAGCCAAAGGGGATCATTGCGGATGTCAGCAGGTTTTGGCAAAGGTAGCCATTTGGCCACGATTAACCTCTGCAAACTCTGTGACTGCGGTAACCTTTCTCCCAAAAATACATAAGGCCGGACAAGCGTCCGGCCCTATGTAAACCAACTTACACTACTCCACCGCTTCTTGCGAAGCAGCATCTTCAATGCTTTTGTGATTGTAAAACGCCGGTGGGCCGGAAAGGTTTTGAAGCGATGCAAATTTTCTTCGCTTTGCTACCAAAAAAGATGTATCAATCCGTATTTGTGTGCTTTGCGAAATTACCGAAGCAAGCTGTTCAGCACGTCCAACAAATTGGGAATGGTGATACTTCGGGTTTCAATATGCCTCTCAGCACCTGAAGTTTTTCCCTCGGTGGATGTTCCCTGATCCTGTGGAGCGCTTTCTTCGGCGGGGATATGACGCTCAAGGCTCACCGCGCTCACGGAGTAATGACCTTTGCGAAGGTTGTTCACCGCGTTAGCCAGTTCCTGAGAGCCGAGTTTAGACTCGTCAAACTCAACCACTGCGTAATTCACATCGCGGTCTCCCTCGTAGCTGATCTCGGTGATGATGACACCATCCAGTCCGTTCAGTGCCTTTTTGATAGCGCTTCCGCAACTCAGCTCACAACCCATCCCTTCGATAGAGAGGTGGGCAAGGGATTTCGCCGGACCGTCGGTACGCACTTCACGCACAACGGGTTCAATAGTGGTTTCTGACTGCGATTGCTGACTTTGCTCGCATGACAGCGCAAGCAGTGCAAAGAATAAAAGGAAGTAATGTAAGTTTTTCATCGCTCGGGAGATTGTAATACGAGAGCAACAAAATTAAAACTTTTCTGTTCTTTGAGCGCCGAAAAAAAGGTTTTTTGGCATTCATTTTCAAGCCTTGAACCGAATTCTGAACAACCGCCACCTGGCGTGGATCATTCTGATTGTGCTGGCCCTGACCTGGGGCAGCTCATTCATCCTGATGAAAAAGGCCATGTTTAACGCTGATTTGAGCCGGCGCATGAGCAGCGAGCAGGTGGCTGCCTTACGACTGGTGATTGCCAGTGCGGTGTTTTTGCCTTTTATCCTGCACAGGGTGCGCGCCACACTCCGCAAACACTGGCTTTGGTTATTGCTCGTGGGCTTGTTGGGCAACGGCATTCCCGCTTTTCTTTTCACATCGGCGCAAACCGTGCTCGACAGTGGTGTAACCGGTATTCTCAACGCGCTCACTCCCTTGTTTACGCTGCTTATCGCTGTGGCGGTTTTCCGACAGCGCTACCTGCCGGTAAACTACGCGGGAATTTTGCTCGCGTTGGCCGGTGCCGTGATGCTCATTTCGGGCCATATCGAAGGGGTGGCGGGTGCGCCTGTCTGGGCCTATGTGCTGGTGGTGGTGGCCACCGTATTTTATGCCATGAGTGTGAACATCATCCGCAACAAGCTGGCAGAGGTTGACGCTGTACCCCTGGCCGGAATTGCCTTGCTCTTTGTAGGGCCCCTGGCGTTGGTTTACCTGGCCGCCACCGGTTTTTTTACTGCGCTGATTCACGAGCCACAGGTAAGAGCGGGTGTACCTTTTGTGGCCGTGCTGGCTGTGTTCGGCACCTCGGTTTCGCTCATTCTGTTCAACCACCTGATTAAGATCAGCAACGCTCTTTTTGCCTCATCGGTTACCTATATGATGCCGCTGGTTGCCATTTTGTGGGGCGTGGTTGACGGCGAGCGCATCGCCCTGACCGACATCCTTTTTTCGGCTGTGATTATTGGAGGTGTGTACCTTGTAAATTGGAAGAAACGGGTGCAGAACGTGGCGTAAAGCCTGGGTTGGGCGCGAATATGGCGTTTGAGCAGCGCGCACTTTATGTTTGGCGAATGTCATGCAAGTCTGCTCCGTGAGGCTTGGAATTGCAAAACAATAGCCTTACATTGCTCAAAATTAACCGCCATGAGACCAAGCATACTTCTGTTATTTGCATGTATGATTGCGACTGCTGCGTTTGGGCAGGAAGAG is from Cryomorphaceae bacterium and encodes:
- a CDS encoding heme A synthase, encoding MDRWMLFASRWSLIMVYLVILAGSVVRMTGSGMGCPDWPKCFGFFIPPTHEDQLVWKAGTTYNKGQMILGDDELLVAREKFTTTEVFSPENWRVYDKHDYTIFNPVHTWIEYINRLLGALSGIPVMLLFVLATIRIRSDVVTWLLSAGALFALGFVAWLGKLVVDGNLIPHSITYHMFGAIALLLLVVAVLFRKSRRKQELQITDTRLLGVTSLVMLLTLAQVYLGTNVREQVDALLIAGPRKDVMDGLDAVFLIHRSFSIFLLLAYAWMLRMMMRSALPRNWFVVVVALLGVEIFAGVILNYAGFPAFAQPLHLLAALILVGVLFYLWLHVLAQTSVSKSAFSA
- a CDS encoding DUF2490 domain-containing protein; the protein is MIPFGSRAFAPILLLAGSLFFMLLIQSAQAQNQVRPDPYGQWLMYFGDNKLSDKIGLHTELQLRNYLLRETVEQSLARVGLNVYLNPSTMATAGYAFIYTTPSRENVEGFTVREHRSWQQLIMRQRSRNLFLEHRYRLEQRFIDNLDTRNSKFENRVRYRLQAIVPFYTISPYLRHFFFASYNELFVNFGKQVAGEVFDRNRFYLAFGYQFSPKFNFQVGYLHQYISIPGATSGNINHNLQVGISYNMDDLMPTMFRRSE
- a CDS encoding copper chaperone, producing the protein MKNLHYFLLFFALLALSCEQSQQSQSETTIEPVVREVRTDGPAKSLAHLSIEGMGCELSCGSAIKKALNGLDGVIITEISYEGDRDVNYAVVEFDESKLGSQELANAVNNLRKGHYSVSAVSLERHIPAEESAPQDQGTSTEGKTSGAERHIETRSITIPNLLDVLNSLLR
- a CDS encoding DMT family transporter, yielding MNRILNNRHLAWIILIVLALTWGSSFILMKKAMFNADLSRRMSSEQVAALRLVIASAVFLPFILHRVRATLRKHWLWLLLVGLLGNGIPAFLFTSAQTVLDSGVTGILNALTPLFTLLIAVAVFRQRYLPVNYAGILLALAGAVMLISGHIEGVAGAPVWAYVLVVVATVFYAMSVNIIRNKLAEVDAVPLAGIALLFVGPLALVYLAATGFFTALIHEPQVRAGVPFVAVLAVFGTSVSLILFNHLIKISNALFASSVTYMMPLVAILWGVVDGERIALTDILFSAVIIGGVYLVNWKKRVQNVA